In the genome of Mercurialis annua linkage group LG8, ddMerAnnu1.2, whole genome shotgun sequence, the window tTATctatgtctagcatatattaaatgtgcatattttatatttatttagacTTACTTAAActgattaaaaatttaaattatatgatatttagttagtttttaaagatgaagttttttttgtactttttatatggaaaataatttaattttataaacttagTAATTTGAGAGTTTTTATTGTTAAAGTGTAAAAACTgtctcaaattaaaaatttaaagtacaattgaaacataaaaatacgaaaatatggtaaaattggtCTCTTGTAAACGTCAGATAGGATCGAAAAAGAGTTAAAAGGTGGAgtatttttttaaggcattacgccttatatttttagtgtatatttttttgtaatactatacaatttttttaattaaattatgccCTATCTAAAATAATAGTCTGCCTTCGTCACTGGgtcaaatcataaaattaaaatttattataccTATAATAAActagttatttaaattaaataatatatagcagaggaaataaatatttatactaGTAAAGTATAGGTATGATTTTGTGCCGATGCTAAATTAGTAAGAAATTGACGCTAAATAGTTAATTGTGAAAACACATCTCATAATTTCTGACAAAAGCAGTAATACATTTATTACAGAATCCAATTTTGTCAATACAACCAAGTtctgtttggattttgtttttctaCTTTGTCCTAATGATTTTTGTGCTGTCATGAAAAAAATTCTTCCTCGTTATGAAGTTCACATTTTGGCCCTTTAATTTACTACTAATTAACAGTACCacccaatttttattttttatgaatccCCAATTTCTTATCATATTCTagaaaattaacaaaatgaaaAGCAATTTATCTCCCATCAccaacttctttttttttttcactattTTAAACTCAAAAATTGCTTGACAATAACTTAACTTGAAGACATTCCATAAACTTGTTACCTTATTATTTGATCGTtaatacttttaattttgtgcAAATATTTTGTTGATAATATGATTTCCATACAACATTTACATCTATAATCCTCAATCGTAAAGATATACTTTTGATTTCCTTATTTATTTGCTATTTACAGTGGCAAAGTACTAAAGTAGAATGACGTGTCGATTGTATACTCTTATGCGCCGCATAATTCAATCTAATTAGCTTATTAATTACACAATTAATCAAGTTGACACGCGTCGTAAATTCATACGTAATCCTAAAAATCAAGATCCCTTCATACTTTCATATTACGTGCATGTGATATGGTAAGTACGAGCTTTACgtacttattttctttttctcggAATACTTTGCTATATTTTATATAACTTGTGAATGTGTAATATAGGTACATATAAGAAGTATCATAAAGAAATCAAAAATGGATTTCTATTTGAAAGGCCTGGCTTATACATTGATAACAATAAGTAAATTGTATAAGCTTccacaaataaatcctttacaTTGCTCAATACATTCTCTAGTAACACTACAagcattaattttaatattttaaaatattataaggacCAAAATGATAAAAGTCCAACTACTACATTATGGCTAGATAGCAATAAACCTAGTAAACAAACGTGTCCctattaaaaatataactattttcacccatcaattaattaataattctattataatatcaaaacacctatctcattattttaatttctattttttatttgtatgttcttacaaaataaaatatttattttctattatttacCACCTACTAACCAATTACTAAATCTATTATATAAGTCCTATCATAATTCTCTAATTAGCTCgcatttacaaaacaaatcttaacatagTGCATATTTTGAGAAATGGAGAGAAGTAGTGAAGAGAGTAGCACGAACATGAAGAGGGAAAAAAGAGTAATGGATGAGGAATTTGAAGATGGAGGTTCGGAATCATCAGCAAGGTTGATAAAAAGAACAAAAGTTGTACCATCTCTCACTGCAAATTCTCAAGGTGGTGACTACCCTCGGTCCATTAATACTATggaaactttaaaaaatattgagaGTCGCCGATCAAGAAAACCGCCGTGTCCTGGCAGCAGACACTATGTATACGATAACACATTTTTAGGATACGGCTGGCTGCTTCCGGGATGGATCGTTGAAGAGAGAATAATGCAACACGGAAGGCTATACAGGGTATGATAACTTTCTTAGTTTTatatttgtgtgtgtgtgtatatatatattaagattCTGAGAggtaatgtttgttttttttttttttggtttttatatgtgttcatttttagttatttaattattcaaaaaattattttaatcaattgtttgaaaaaaaatatttcgaggATGAATTGAGATctgatttttgtaaaaaatatgataatttatatattcacTATTTAAGGTTTTGAGATCATGTAATGCTcactctttcttcttttttttatctttttggttTTCATAtatgttcattttaattattttatgattcaatttttttaattaaatgtttgaaaaaaatgttataaggatgagctgagatttgatttttatagtgattaaattaataatgaaatttgTTTGCAGTATTACTATGATCCTGCAGGGCGTTTGTACCGTACCAAAAATGAAGTTCTTATTGCTTGGGAACAGGCAGGTTTGATTCTTCTTGACAAGTGATCATTTGTGAAGGTAAATACTTTCAAATCAATGAAATCTTTAAGTTTACTAATTGTTTATATCTTTTGATTACGAGTGAgcaaaaatttagttaaatcaaaattttactaATCTATTTAACTCTTAGGTTTTGGTTAATTTTATTAGTTCTTTAGTTCggttaataaaacaatttggttaaattgtgattaaaacttttaaaaatacaattaaccgatttaatcaaatattttttatttaatttatttatttctatcaTTTTAGTTGaattaaggcttaatcaccaaaaaaccctcaccttttatccccttttcagttgcaacCTGACGTTCCAATTTTATcggttgcaccctaattcgcacctttggatttcaattccaccctcaaaattaaattggacttttttcactcgggaaaaattcataaaaacccttataaagtactcgtttgaactcttttacacataaaaaaaattaaaaatggatgacttattttaacttttttcaaatgaaaaagagatcaatttagtatttgagggtggaattgaaaaccaaaggttcgaattagggtgcaactgataaaattgcaatgtcaggatgcatttgaaaaggagctaaaaggtggggtttttttgtaattaagCCTTGAATTAATAATATTGTCCTATGTTTTATTTTggagattttaatttattcaatttcatttaattttcttatattggtcattttgataaataaatgaaacaatATTTAAGTTCATTTGATTTTGGATAAATCGGGTTGATTCTGAGAGTGCCCAATTTGATTTTAGTGACCaattgttttcccatttttgtttactaaattttaatcttttttcagTTGAATTTTTCCCGACAAATATATGGCATACGTGTCAGCCTGATTTGGCACGTGACAACTAAATTTCGCTagttttatcataaaaatttgTCATATATGCACAATTTCACTTTGAAAGAGAGTTTTTAAGCCAAATTGTGCATACATGACAAGTTTTTAggtaaaaatacaataaattacGGCTGCTAGTTAAGCATTTTTagttgaaaatttcatttaaacaaattaaaatttggtcACCAAAAGATGTATAAAAAGGATATTTTGGTCACTTGAGGATGAGTTACTCTACTTAAATCAGTCGGTTTTTACTTGAACTCGTTGTTTGCTCACCACTAATTTAGAGGCTGTTATTAATCGGTTTTTAATTCGGATAGAATTGCCCCTATGCTCGATTTTAACTGCCTTTAAAGGCTTAATATGTTGTAGTCTTTAAATTACCTAATCAAGCTTTAATTAAGCGACATTTATTTTCTTGATTGTACTTCTCATGTTCGAGTAATTTAATTGCAGGATCAAGCCCTGAGATGCATGCATGCTGAAACTTTTGATGGCAGGAGAATTTGATCTTTGTAGAAATTGCatattttgagatttcaatatgt includes:
- the LOC126662249 gene encoding uncharacterized protein LOC126662249, producing the protein MERSSEESSTNMKREKRVMDEEFEDGGSESSARLIKRTKVVPSLTANSQGGDYPRSINTMETLKNIESRRSRKPPCPGSRHYVYDNTFLGYGWLLPGWIVEERIMQHGRLYRYYYDPAGRLYRTKNEVLIAWEQAGLILLDK